Proteins encoded within one genomic window of Deinococcus grandis:
- a CDS encoding chemotaxis protein CheW: protein MTPPAATPAPQALLLRVGQARFLLPLDHVERLYPMVHLPPGPPRVHLRGETLPVLDPRPDWGQPPAPPDASQRLVVVRTPDRAAWWVDEAGPILPVTPDHPAVLDGQVVSVLW from the coding sequence GTGACCCCACCCGCCGCGACCCCGGCACCCCAGGCCCTGCTGCTACGGGTGGGTCAGGCGCGGTTCCTGCTGCCACTGGACCACGTCGAGCGCCTGTACCCCATGGTGCACCTGCCGCCCGGACCGCCCCGCGTGCACCTGCGCGGCGAGACGCTGCCCGTCCTCGACCCCCGCCCAGACTGGGGGCAGCCGCCCGCCCCGCCGGACGCGTCACAGCGGCTGGTGGTCGTCCGCACGCCGGACCGCGCGGCGTGGTGGGTGGACGAGGCCGGTCCGATCCTGCCGGTCACGCCGGACCACCCGGCGGTCCTGGACGGGCAGGTGGTGAGCGTGCTGTGGTGA